A section of the Pseudomonas sp. FP453 genome encodes:
- a CDS encoding LysR family transcriptional regulator gives MFDWNDLRYFLELQRSGRLLTAAQRLKTTHATVARHIEAIEKSLGTALFVQHAQGYELTPAGEALLKHAEAMENVALLAEDELTHSAAPLGKIRLGVAEGLGVMFLASRMGGLFERYPGLEVELVAVPRFVSILNREAEISIHLERPSVDQLVTRKLTDYRLALYASRAYLDRHPPIEKREDLAAHAWIDYVDDLLFSQELKFLSSFCRNPKVVFHSTSVIAQHQAARSGLGIAVLPCFMASADPELVALLPGEGIMRSYWISSRRELHKSVRLRVLWDYVVELCAREQGLLLGESN, from the coding sequence ATGTTCGACTGGAATGACCTGCGCTACTTTCTCGAGTTACAGCGCAGCGGCCGCCTGCTCACCGCCGCGCAACGCCTGAAAACCACCCACGCCACCGTCGCCCGGCATATCGAGGCCATCGAGAAAAGCCTCGGCACCGCGCTGTTCGTGCAGCACGCCCAGGGCTACGAGCTGACGCCCGCCGGCGAAGCCCTGCTCAAGCACGCCGAAGCCATGGAAAACGTCGCGCTGCTGGCCGAAGACGAACTCACCCATAGCGCCGCGCCGTTGGGCAAGATCCGCCTGGGCGTTGCCGAAGGGCTGGGGGTGATGTTCCTCGCCAGCCGCATGGGTGGTTTGTTTGAGCGCTACCCGGGCCTGGAAGTGGAACTGGTGGCGGTGCCGCGCTTCGTCAGCATCCTCAACCGCGAAGCCGAGATCAGCATCCACCTGGAGCGCCCCAGCGTCGATCAACTGGTCACGCGCAAACTCACCGACTATCGCCTGGCGCTGTACGCCAGCCGCGCCTACCTGGACCGCCACCCGCCGATTGAAAAGCGCGAGGATCTGGCGGCGCACGCGTGGATCGATTATGTCGACGACCTGCTGTTCAGCCAGGAACTGAAATTCCTCAGCAGCTTCTGCCGCAACCCCAAGGTGGTGTTCCACAGCACCAGCGTGATCGCCCAGCACCAGGCGGCGCGTTCGGGCTTGGGGATTGCCGTGTTGCCGTGTTTCATGGCCTCGGCAGACCCGGAGTTGGTGGCGTTGCTGCCGGGGGAGGGGATCATGCGCAGCTACTGGATCAGCTCGCGGCGGGAGTTGCACAAATCGGTGCGGTTGCGGGTGTTGTGGGATTACGTGGTGGAGTTGTGTGCACGGGAGCAAGGCTTGCTGCTCGGCGAGTCCAACTGA